In a genomic window of Bemisia tabaci chromosome 1, PGI_BMITA_v3:
- the LOC140224438 gene encoding uncharacterized protein, which yields MAAKNGKRQVLHSQACKFVARVIKYFEKEKQNNGPLLGINQVLERTAQRLDLGYCTVRRIKKESELVTSQKKSKFSTPGKTRKKKGKEVDDFDAEAIRRHIYGYYRDKNVPTLDKLL from the coding sequence ATGGCAGCAAAAAATGGAAAGAGGCAAGTGCTCCACTCGCAAGCTTGCAAATTTGTCGCTCGAGTCATCAAGTACTTCGAAAAGGAGAAGCAGAACAACGGACCCTTACTGGGCATCAACCAAGTCTTGGAGAGGACTGCCCAAAGGCTAGACCTTGGATATTGTACTGTCAGAAGAATCAAGAAGGAATCCGAGCTTGTGACGTCGCAGAAAAAGTCGAAGTTTTCAACACCTGGGAAGACGCGTAAGAAGAAAGGCAAGGAAGTAGACGACTTTGATGCTGAAGCTATTCGGAGGCATATATACGGTTACTACCGTGATAAAAATGTGCCGACGCTGGATAAGCTGCTGTAA